A genome region from Pseudomonas pergaminensis includes the following:
- the flhB gene encoding flagellar biosynthesis protein FlhB: protein MAESESGQDKTEDPTEKRKKDSREKGEIARSKELNTVATMMAGAGALLIYGGGLALDLMELMKHNFALPREVLLNPDAMGQYLLHSGKIAILAVQPILITLLLAALIGPVALGGWLFAASSMAPKFSRMNPAAGLKRMFSTKALVELLKALAKFILILFVALMVLSSDIDDLLRIAHEPLESAIIHSVQVVGWSALWMAAGLIIIAAVDAPIQLWESHKKLLMTKQEVRDEHKDQEGRPEVKQRIRQLQREMSQRKMMASVPDADVVITNPTHYAVALKYDPEKGGAPMLLAKGSDFTALKIREIAVANDILLLESPELARSIFYSTDLDQEIPAGLYLAVAQVLAYVYQIRQYRAGKGKRPDPLKDLPIPPELRRDT, encoded by the coding sequence ATGGCCGAGAGCGAGAGTGGTCAGGACAAGACAGAAGACCCCACGGAGAAACGTAAAAAGGACTCCAGGGAAAAGGGCGAGATTGCGCGCTCCAAAGAGCTCAATACCGTCGCCACCATGATGGCCGGTGCCGGCGCCTTGCTGATCTATGGCGGCGGGCTGGCGTTGGACTTGATGGAGTTGATGAAGCATAACTTCGCCTTGCCCCGCGAAGTGCTGCTCAACCCTGATGCCATGGGCCAGTACCTGCTGCACTCGGGTAAGATCGCGATCCTGGCGGTGCAACCGATCCTCATCACCTTGCTGCTGGCCGCGCTGATCGGCCCGGTCGCCCTGGGTGGCTGGCTGTTCGCTGCCAGCAGCATGGCGCCCAAGTTCAGCCGCATGAACCCGGCTGCCGGGCTCAAGCGCATGTTTTCCACCAAGGCCCTGGTGGAGTTGCTCAAGGCATTGGCCAAATTCATCCTGATTCTGTTTGTGGCGCTGATGGTGTTGTCGTCCGACATCGACGACCTGCTGCGCATCGCCCATGAACCGTTGGAGTCAGCAATCATCCATAGCGTGCAGGTGGTGGGCTGGAGCGCGCTGTGGATGGCCGCCGGGCTGATCATCATCGCCGCCGTGGATGCCCCGATCCAGCTGTGGGAAAGCCACAAGAAACTGCTGATGACCAAGCAGGAAGTGCGCGACGAGCACAAGGACCAAGAGGGCCGCCCCGAGGTCAAGCAGCGCATTCGCCAACTGCAGCGGGAAATGTCCCAGCGCAAGATGATGGCCTCGGTGCCCGACGCCGACGTGGTCATCACCAACCCGACCCACTACGCCGTCGCCCTCAAATACGACCCGGAGAAGGGCGGCGCGCCGATGCTGCTGGCCAAGGGCAGTGACTTTACCGCGTTGAAGATCCGCGAGATCGCGGTGGCCAACGACATCCTGTTGCTGGAGTCGCCGGAGCTGGCGCGGTCGATTTTCTATTCCACCGACCTCGACCAGGAGATCCCCGCCGGGCTCTATCTGGCCGTCGCGCAGGTGTTGGCGTACGTTTATCAGATTCGCCAGTACCGCGCGGGCAAGGGTAAGCGCCCGGACCCGCTCAAAGACCTACCCATTCCCCCAGAACTGCGCCGCGATACTTAA
- the fliR gene encoding flagellar biosynthetic protein FliR, with protein sequence MQSLLALTDTQISTWVASFILPLFRVTAMLMAMPVFGTTLVPRRIRLYFAVAITVVIVPGLPPMPAVNAIDLSALLLIAEQILIGALMGFSLSLFFQAFVIAGQIISTQMGMGFASMVDPTNGVSAAVIGQFLTMLVTLLFLAMNGHLVAFEVMTESFTTLPVGSGLVVNHFWEVVGRLGWVLGASLLLVLPAITALLVVNIAFGVMTRAAPQLNIFSIGFPLTLVLGMGIFWVGLADILNQYQPLATDALQFLRDLARAR encoded by the coding sequence ATGCAGTCCTTGCTGGCATTGACCGACACCCAGATCAGCACCTGGGTGGCGTCCTTCATCCTGCCGCTGTTCCGGGTGACAGCGATGTTGATGGCCATGCCGGTGTTCGGCACGACCCTGGTGCCACGCCGGATACGCCTGTACTTTGCGGTGGCGATCACCGTGGTGATCGTGCCTGGGTTGCCGCCGATGCCGGCGGTGAACGCGATCGATCTGAGTGCATTGCTGCTGATTGCCGAGCAGATCCTGATCGGCGCGCTGATGGGGTTTTCCCTCTCACTGTTTTTCCAGGCGTTTGTGATTGCCGGGCAAATCATCTCGACCCAGATGGGTATGGGCTTCGCGTCCATGGTCGACCCTACCAACGGTGTGTCGGCCGCGGTGATCGGGCAATTCCTGACCATGCTGGTGACCTTGCTGTTCCTGGCCATGAACGGCCATCTGGTGGCCTTCGAAGTGATGACCGAAAGCTTCACCACCTTGCCAGTGGGCTCGGGGTTGGTGGTCAATCACTTCTGGGAAGTGGTGGGGCGCCTCGGCTGGGTGCTGGGGGCTTCGCTGTTGCTGGTGCTGCCGGCGATCACCGCGTTGCTGGTGGTCAACATCGCCTTTGGCGTCATGACCCGTGCAGCGCCGCAACTGAACATTTTCTCGATTGGTTTCCCATTGACCCTGGTGTTGGGCATGGGGATTTTCTGGGTCGGCCTGGCCGACATTCTCAATCAGTATCAACCGCTGGCGACCGACGCCTTGCAGTTTTTACGTGATCTGGCACGGGCGCGCTGA
- the fliQ gene encoding flagellar biosynthesis protein FliQ: MTPEVAVDLFREALWLTTVMVAVLVVPSLLVGLLVAMFQAATQINEQTLSFLPRLLVMLVTLIVAGPWLVQTFMEYILQLYGSIPQLIG; the protein is encoded by the coding sequence ATGACGCCAGAAGTCGCCGTCGACCTGTTCCGTGAAGCGCTGTGGCTGACCACCGTGATGGTCGCCGTGCTGGTGGTGCCAAGCCTGTTGGTGGGCTTGCTGGTGGCGATGTTCCAAGCCGCGACCCAGATCAACGAACAGACCTTGAGCTTCCTGCCGCGCCTGCTGGTGATGCTGGTCACCCTGATCGTGGCTGGCCCGTGGCTGGTGCAGACCTTCATGGAATACATCCTGCAGTTGTACGGCAGTATTCCGCAGTTGATCGGCTGA
- the fliP gene encoding flagellar type III secretion system pore protein FliP (The bacterial flagellar biogenesis protein FliP forms a type III secretion system (T3SS)-type pore required for flagellar assembly.), with the protein MRVLLTLMLLLAAPLAFGADPLSIPAITLGTNAAGAQEYSVSLQILLIMTALSFIPAFVMLMTSFTRIIIVFSILRQALGLQQTPSNQILTGMALFLTLFIMAPVFDKVNQQALQPYLAEKMTAQDAIDKAQGPIKDFMLSQTRSSDLELFMRLSKRTDIATPDQAPLTILVPAFVTSELKTAFQIGFMIFIPFLIIDLVVASVLMAMGMMMLSPLIISLPFKIMLFVLVDGWALIIGTLAGSFGGV; encoded by the coding sequence ATGCGCGTTTTATTGACGCTCATGCTGCTGCTGGCGGCGCCATTGGCGTTCGGCGCCGACCCGTTGTCGATCCCGGCGATTACGCTGGGGACCAACGCGGCGGGTGCGCAGGAGTATTCGGTCAGCCTGCAGATCCTGCTGATCATGACCGCGCTGAGTTTTATCCCGGCGTTCGTCATGCTGATGACCAGCTTCACGCGGATCATTATCGTGTTCTCGATCCTGCGCCAGGCCCTGGGCCTGCAGCAGACGCCGTCGAACCAGATCCTCACCGGCATGGCTTTGTTCTTGACGTTGTTCATCATGGCGCCGGTGTTCGACAAGGTGAACCAGCAAGCCCTGCAACCCTACCTGGCGGAGAAAATGACCGCCCAGGACGCGATCGACAAGGCCCAGGGCCCGATCAAGGATTTCATGCTGTCGCAGACCCGTTCCAGCGACCTTGAGCTGTTCATGCGCTTGTCCAAGCGCACCGACATCGCCACCCCGGACCAGGCGCCACTGACCATCCTGGTGCCGGCGTTCGTCACCTCCGAATTGAAAACCGCGTTCCAGATCGGCTTCATGATCTTTATCCCGTTCCTGATCATCGACCTGGTGGTGGCGAGCGTGTTGATGGCCATGGGTATGATGATGCTGTCACCGTTGATCATCTCGTTGCCGTTCAAGATCATGCTGTTTGTGCTGGTGGACGGTTGGGCGCTGATTATCGGCACCCTGGCCGGCAGTTTCGGCGGGGTATAG
- the fliO gene encoding flagellar biosynthetic protein FliO: MKYSMAGLFLALPLSALAAEPVAQAAATAAPVVSSGIGGQLTQLVLGLLLVVGLIFALAWLMRRVQRVGPGNGQVIEMIGSRALGPRDRLVLVQVGEEQILLGITPGRITPLHVLKTPVSVDQSQSATPEFAQRLMELLGKDQKDKK; this comes from the coding sequence ATGAAGTATTCGATGGCGGGACTGTTTCTGGCGCTGCCATTGAGCGCCCTCGCGGCTGAGCCGGTCGCGCAAGCGGCTGCGACGGCAGCGCCGGTGGTGAGCAGCGGCATCGGCGGGCAACTGACCCAGCTGGTACTGGGCCTGTTGCTGGTGGTGGGTTTGATCTTTGCGCTGGCCTGGCTGATGCGCCGCGTGCAGCGCGTGGGCCCGGGCAACGGCCAGGTGATCGAGATGATCGGTTCGCGCGCCCTCGGCCCGCGTGATCGGCTGGTGCTGGTGCAAGTGGGCGAGGAGCAGATCCTGCTCGGCATCACGCCCGGTCGCATCACCCCGCTGCATGTGCTCAAGACCCCGGTGAGCGTGGATCAGAGCCAGTCCGCCACGCCAGAATTCGCCCAGCGCCTGATGGAGTTGCTGGGCAAGGATCAGAAGGATAAGAAGTAA
- the fliN gene encoding flagellar motor switch protein FliN, translating to MATEHENTSAEDQALADEWAAALEETGDVGQDDIDALLAADAATAPAGNRLPMEEFGSVPKNNDPVTLDGPNLDVILDIPVSISMEVGSTEINIRNLLQLNQGSVIELDRLAGEPLDVLVNGTLIAHGEVVVVNEKFGIRLTDVISPSERIKKLR from the coding sequence ATGGCTACCGAACACGAAAACACTTCCGCCGAAGACCAGGCACTGGCTGACGAATGGGCGGCAGCCCTGGAAGAAACCGGCGATGTTGGCCAGGACGATATCGATGCGCTGTTGGCCGCTGACGCTGCCACCGCGCCGGCCGGCAACCGCCTGCCGATGGAAGAATTCGGCAGCGTGCCGAAAAACAACGACCCGGTGACCCTCGACGGCCCGAACCTGGATGTGATCCTCGACATCCCGGTGTCGATTTCCATGGAAGTGGGCAGCACCGAAATCAACATCCGCAACCTGCTGCAACTCAACCAGGGTTCGGTGATCGAGCTGGACCGCCTGGCCGGTGAGCCGCTGGACGTGCTGGTCAACGGTACCCTGATCGCCCACGGCGAAGTGGTGGTGGTCAACGAGAAGTTTGGCATCCGCCTGACGGACGTGATCAGCCCAAGCGAACGCATCAAGAAGTTGCGCTGA
- the fliM gene encoding flagellar motor switch protein FliM, with protein sequence MAVQDLLSQDEIDALLHGVDDGLVQTEMAAEPGSVKSYDLTSQDRIVRGRMPTLEMINERFARYTRISMFNMLRRSADVAVGGVQVMKFGEYVHSLYVPTSLNLVKIKPLRGTALFILDAKLVFKLVDNFFGGDGRHAKIEGREFTPTELRVVRMVLEQAFIDLKEAWQAIMEVNFEYINSEVNPAMANIVGPSEAIVVSTFHIELDGGGGDLHVTMPYSMIEPVREMLDAGFQSDLDDQDERWVKALREDLLDVDVPLSATVARRQLRLRDILHMQPGDVIPVELPEEMIMRANGVPSFKVKLGSHKGNLALQVIEPINRR encoded by the coding sequence ATGGCCGTGCAAGACCTGCTGTCCCAGGATGAAATCGACGCGCTGCTGCATGGCGTCGACGATGGTCTGGTACAGACCGAAATGGCTGCCGAGCCCGGCAGCGTCAAAAGTTATGACCTCACCAGCCAGGATCGTATCGTCCGTGGACGCATGCCGACCCTGGAGATGATCAATGAGCGTTTTGCCCGCTACACCCGGATCAGCATGTTCAACATGCTGCGCCGCTCGGCGGACGTGGCGGTAGGCGGCGTGCAGGTGATGAAGTTCGGCGAGTACGTGCACTCGCTGTACGTGCCCACCAGCCTCAACCTGGTCAAGATCAAGCCGCTGCGCGGCACCGCGCTGTTCATCCTCGACGCCAAGCTGGTGTTCAAGCTGGTGGACAACTTCTTTGGTGGCGACGGCCGCCACGCCAAGATCGAAGGGCGTGAATTCACCCCGACCGAGCTGCGCGTGGTGCGCATGGTGCTGGAGCAGGCCTTCATCGACTTGAAGGAAGCCTGGCAGGCGATCATGGAAGTCAATTTCGAGTACATCAACTCGGAAGTGAACCCGGCCATGGCCAACATCGTCGGCCCCAGCGAGGCCATTGTGGTGTCGACCTTCCACATCGAACTCGATGGCGGTGGTGGCGACCTGCACGTGACCATGCCGTACTCGATGATCGAACCGGTGCGCGAGATGCTCGACGCCGGTTTCCAGTCCGACCTGGACGACCAGGATGAACGCTGGGTCAAGGCCCTGCGCGAAGACCTGCTGGACGTCGACGTGCCCCTGAGCGCCACCGTGGCCCGTCGCCAGTTGCGTTTGCGCGATATTTTGCACATGCAGCCGGGGGATGTGATTCCCGTCGAACTGCCGGAAGAAATGATCATGCGCGCCAACGGCGTGCCGTCGTTCAAGGTCAAGCTCGGCTCTCACAAAGGCAACCTGGCGTTGCAAGTGATTGAACCGATCAACCGTCGCTGA
- the fliL gene encoding flagellar basal body-associated protein FliL, whose product MAKSDDAAKAPAGKGKLKLILLIVLGLLLAIGASVGGTWYIMHSSASKPAPAAETATNVKQPAIFEPMLPAFVANFNQNGRQRYLQVSITLLARNASDLDALKVHMPVIRNNLVMLFSSQSFDTLATPVGQEMLRQKVTASVQEVAQKELGKVVVEQALFTNFVLQ is encoded by the coding sequence ATGGCGAAGAGCGACGACGCAGCAAAAGCACCCGCAGGCAAAGGTAAGCTCAAGCTTATCCTGCTGATAGTCCTGGGCCTGCTCCTGGCCATCGGCGCGTCGGTGGGTGGCACCTGGTACATCATGCACAGCAGTGCAAGCAAACCGGCACCCGCCGCCGAAACCGCCACTAACGTCAAGCAACCGGCAATCTTCGAGCCGATGCTCCCGGCCTTTGTCGCCAACTTCAATCAGAACGGTCGTCAGCGCTACCTGCAAGTGAGCATCACCTTGCTGGCCCGCAACGCGTCGGACCTGGACGCCCTCAAGGTGCACATGCCAGTGATCCGCAACAACCTGGTGATGCTGTTCTCCAGCCAGAGCTTCGACACACTCGCCACCCCGGTGGGCCAGGAAATGCTGCGCCAGAAGGTCACGGCCAGCGTGCAGGAAGTGGCCCAGAAGGAACTCGGCAAAGTCGTGGTCGAGCAGGCGCTCTTCACTAACTTCGTATTGCAGTAG
- a CDS encoding flagellar hook-length control protein FliK, producing the protein MPVAPNSLLQAAPAAKPKAPAANPPAVAADPRDKGPGFAQVFANQASKPTAKADDNSPKPTAGKSSDASAKPAASSDKPAASTPAVADSGNTLPAKPPANTDDSASKDDDAPADPSLVQQPPTDPVVDPALIATVTPVAVPVPVETPAPVTTAKDDKTQPVVAAPVAATEEAKPAFDPEADPLDAMPTVRLAMEQGGHVSASSQASAKTAPAPTQDQPTAAQNFAAGLANMVDQQATKDSTDQGGDKAFSGLIDDGLKDLKNASSDTRVDDFANRLAALTQAATPKTANALPPVTNAPLAMHQSGWTDEIVNRVMYLSSANLKSAEIQLQPAELGRLDIKVNMTADQQAQVNFMSAHPVVREALESQSGRLREMFAQQGMGQVDVNVSDQSRGQEQQQQQAQTRGVSSSGGRGGDNGDSGNHIDVAEAVTPVTSTVIGSSAVDYYA; encoded by the coding sequence ATGCCAGTCGCCCCGAATTCGCTCCTTCAGGCTGCCCCCGCGGCCAAGCCTAAAGCGCCCGCCGCCAATCCACCGGCAGTGGCTGCGGACCCACGGGACAAGGGCCCTGGCTTCGCTCAAGTGTTCGCCAACCAGGCTTCCAAACCCACGGCCAAGGCCGACGACAATTCGCCCAAGCCCACCGCCGGCAAGTCTTCCGACGCCAGTGCCAAGCCAGCGGCAAGCAGCGACAAACCTGCCGCCAGCACGCCAGCGGTTGCCGATAGCGGCAATACCTTGCCTGCCAAGCCACCGGCCAACACCGACGACAGTGCCAGCAAGGACGACGACGCGCCTGCCGACCCATCCCTGGTACAGCAGCCCCCGACAGACCCGGTGGTCGATCCGGCACTGATTGCCACCGTCACCCCGGTGGCCGTGCCAGTGCCGGTTGAAACCCCAGCGCCTGTCACCACCGCCAAGGACGACAAAACCCAGCCGGTGGTGGCAGCGCCGGTCGCCGCGACCGAGGAGGCCAAGCCGGCCTTCGATCCGGAGGCCGATCCCCTCGACGCTATGCCGACCGTGCGCCTGGCGATGGAGCAGGGTGGCCACGTGTCGGCCAGCAGCCAGGCCTCGGCCAAAACCGCGCCGGCACCGACCCAGGATCAGCCGACCGCCGCGCAGAACTTCGCCGCTGGCCTGGCCAATATGGTTGACCAACAAGCCACCAAGGACAGCACCGACCAGGGCGGCGACAAGGCCTTCAGCGGGCTGATCGACGACGGCCTCAAGGACCTGAAGAATGCCAGCAGCGACACCCGTGTCGATGACTTCGCCAACCGCCTGGCCGCGTTGACGCAAGCGGCCACGCCGAAAACCGCCAATGCCTTGCCGCCGGTGACCAATGCGCCGTTGGCCATGCACCAGAGCGGCTGGACCGACGAAATCGTCAACCGTGTGATGTACCTGTCCAGCGCCAACCTCAAGTCGGCCGAGATCCAGTTGCAGCCGGCTGAACTCGGTCGCTTGGATATCAAGGTCAACATGACCGCCGACCAACAGGCCCAGGTCAATTTCATGAGCGCCCACCCGGTGGTGCGTGAAGCGTTGGAAAGCCAATCCGGCCGCCTGCGGGAGATGTTCGCCCAGCAGGGCATGGGCCAGGTGGACGTCAACGTCTCCGACCAGTCCCGTGGCCAGGAACAGCAGCAACAACAGGCCCAGACCCGTGGCGTGAGCAGCAGCGGCGGACGTGGCGGTGATAATGGCGACAGCGGCAATCATATTGATGTAGCTGAAGCGGTGACGCCCGTGACCTCAACCGTGATCGGTTCCAGCGCGGTCGACTACTACGCCTGA
- a CDS encoding Hpt domain-containing protein: MVDLHLDPEVLSGLQEVMEGEYPKLLDTFLDDSQKRVEALRKARDDAKALGRIAHSFKGSSGNLGAVRLAQLCQRLEVESVGPVVGDLGELVDQIDREFALVKPLYETERQRFQI; the protein is encoded by the coding sequence GTGGTTGATCTACATCTGGACCCGGAGGTGTTGTCGGGTCTGCAGGAAGTCATGGAAGGCGAGTATCCCAAGTTGCTTGATACCTTTCTCGATGATTCCCAGAAGCGCGTCGAAGCGTTGCGCAAGGCCAGGGATGATGCGAAGGCGTTGGGGCGCATTGCGCATAGCTTCAAGGGGAGCAGTGGGAACCTTGGGGCGGTGAGGTTGGCGCAGTTGTGTCAGCGGTTGGAGGTTGAGTCCGTTGGGCCTGTGGTTGGGGATCTGGGGGAGTTGGTGGATCAGATTGATCGGGAGTTTGCGTTGGTGAAGCCGTTGTATGAGACGGAGCGGCAGCGGTTTCAGATCTGA
- a CDS encoding ATP-binding SpoIIE family protein phosphatase translates to MSALAPVLEPLTILIAEDSAADLLLLSTIVRRQGHQVLTATNGAEAVEVFIRERPQLVLMDALMPVMDGFEAARRIKQLAGEELVPLIFLTSLRESEALAQCLDAGGDDFLPKPYNQLILAAKINAMDRLRRLQATVLQQRDLIAKHHDYLLHEQRVAKAVFDKVAHSGCINAAPNIRYLQSPYALFNGDLLLAAYTPSGDMHVLLGDFTGHGLPAAVGAMPLAEVFYGMTAKGYGLAQTLREMNAKLKRILPVDMFCCATLLCLSTQRRVVEVWNGGMPEGYVHEVASGKRTPLASRHLPLGVLSAEAFDDRTEVWPMALGDRVFLLSDGVLDTADANDQLFGAERLQQVFAANREPDRLFEDIEQALAAFRGEARDDVSMVEITLQAGQQLRASGPLYADSGQSCPLDWSVSFEFRAETLKRYNPLPYLLQLLLEIHGLREQSGALYSVMAELYSNALEHGVLGLDSRLKRDAQGFAEYYRQRNDRLVQLNSGYIRVHVQVLPTAAGGRMTLRVEDSGPGFDVEQVLARPLDIDRLSGRGLSLVRQLSSDVRWSDGGRSVCVEFCWEALA, encoded by the coding sequence TTGAGCGCCCTGGCCCCGGTCCTTGAGCCGCTGACGATCCTGATCGCCGAAGACAGCGCCGCCGACCTGCTGTTGCTGTCGACCATCGTACGGCGCCAAGGGCACCAGGTGCTCACGGCCACCAATGGTGCCGAAGCGGTCGAGGTGTTTATCCGCGAGCGCCCGCAACTGGTGTTGATGGACGCACTGATGCCGGTGATGGACGGCTTTGAGGCGGCGCGCCGGATCAAGCAACTGGCGGGTGAAGAGTTGGTGCCGCTGATCTTCCTTACCTCCCTGCGCGAGAGCGAAGCGCTGGCGCAGTGCCTGGATGCGGGCGGCGATGACTTTTTACCCAAGCCCTACAACCAGCTTATTCTCGCCGCTAAGATCAACGCCATGGACCGCCTGCGGCGGTTGCAGGCCACGGTCTTGCAGCAGCGCGACCTGATTGCCAAGCATCATGACTACCTTCTGCATGAACAGCGGGTGGCCAAGGCGGTATTCGATAAGGTCGCGCATTCCGGTTGCATCAATGCCGCACCGAACATTCGCTACCTGCAATCGCCCTATGCGTTGTTCAACGGCGACCTGCTGCTGGCCGCCTACACACCGTCCGGCGATATGCACGTGCTGCTCGGCGACTTTACCGGCCATGGCTTGCCGGCGGCGGTGGGCGCCATGCCCCTGGCGGAAGTGTTCTATGGCATGACCGCCAAGGGTTACGGCCTGGCACAGACCCTGCGCGAGATGAACGCCAAGCTCAAGCGCATCCTGCCGGTGGACATGTTCTGCTGCGCCACCCTGTTGTGCCTGAGCACGCAGCGGCGCGTGGTGGAAGTGTGGAACGGCGGCATGCCCGAAGGCTATGTGCATGAAGTCGCCAGCGGCAAGCGTACACCGCTGGCGTCGCGGCATTTGCCGTTGGGGGTGTTGTCGGCCGAAGCATTTGATGACCGCACCGAAGTCTGGCCGATGGCGTTGGGTGACCGGGTGTTCCTGCTGTCTGATGGTGTGTTGGATACCGCCGATGCCAATGATCAGCTGTTCGGCGCCGAACGCTTGCAGCAGGTATTCGCTGCCAACCGTGAGCCGGATCGTCTGTTTGAAGACATTGAACAGGCCTTGGCGGCGTTTCGGGGTGAGGCGCGAGATGACGTGAGCATGGTGGAGATCACCCTGCAAGCGGGCCAGCAACTGCGTGCCAGCGGGCCGTTGTATGCTGACAGCGGCCAGTCGTGCCCGCTGGACTGGTCGGTGAGTTTTGAATTCCGCGCAGAGACCTTGAAGCGTTACAACCCATTGCCGTACTTGCTGCAATTGTTGCTGGAGATCCATGGCCTGCGGGAGCAGAGCGGGGCGCTCTACAGCGTGATGGCCGAGTTGTATTCCAATGCCCTGGAACACGGGGTGTTGGGCCTGGATTCGCGGCTCAAGCGCGATGCCCAGGGGTTTGCCGAGTATTACCGCCAGCGCAATGACCGCCTGGTGCAGCTCAACAGCGGCTACATACGCGTGCATGTGCAAGTGCTGCCGACCGCGGCGGGCGGCCGCATGACCCTGCGCGTCGAGGACAGCGGGCCTGGTTTTGACGTGGAACAGGTGCTGGCGCGGCCGCTGGATATTGACCGTCTGTCTGGCCGGGGTTTGAGCCTGGTGCGTCAGTTGAGCAGCGATGTACGCTGGTCTGATGGCGGGCGCAGTGTCTGCGTGGAGTTTTGCTGGGAGGCTCTGGCATAA
- a CDS encoding STAS domain-containing protein encodes MSVESEVSLDGTKLTIAVKGRFDFGSHQAFRDAYERFYKVPELYVVDLKEATYMDSSALGMLLLLRDHAGGDNAEVQVINSNSDVRKILAISNFDKLFDIS; translated from the coding sequence ATGTCAGTCGAGTCGGAAGTATCCCTGGATGGGACGAAGTTGACGATCGCGGTCAAGGGCCGGTTTGATTTCGGCAGCCATCAAGCGTTTCGTGATGCTTACGAGCGTTTCTATAAAGTGCCTGAGTTGTACGTCGTCGACTTGAAGGAAGCCACCTACATGGACAGCTCCGCCCTGGGTATGCTCCTGCTGTTGCGTGACCATGCCGGTGGCGATAATGCCGAAGTGCAGGTGATCAACAGCAACTCCGATGTGCGCAAGATCCTCGCCATCTCCAACTTCGACAAACTGTTCGACATCAGTTGA
- the fliJ gene encoding flagellar export protein FliJ — protein MANSRAARLAPVVDMAEKAEKTAVQRLGYFQGQVRLAESKLGDLERFRGEYQQQWIERGSKGVSGQWLMGYQGFLNQLETAVGQQRQSLAWHQNNLDKARESWQAAFARVEGLRKLVQRYIDEARALEDKREQKLLDELSQRLPRQSQF, from the coding sequence ATGGCCAACAGCCGCGCCGCACGCCTGGCTCCGGTGGTGGACATGGCCGAAAAGGCCGAGAAAACCGCCGTTCAGCGCCTGGGTTATTTCCAGGGGCAGGTGCGCTTGGCCGAAAGCAAACTGGGCGACCTGGAGCGTTTCCGGGGTGAGTACCAGCAGCAGTGGATCGAGCGCGGCAGCAAAGGCGTATCGGGCCAGTGGTTGATGGGCTACCAGGGCTTTCTCAATCAGTTGGAAACGGCTGTCGGCCAGCAGCGCCAGAGCCTGGCGTGGCACCAGAACAACCTCGATAAAGCCCGCGAGAGCTGGCAAGCGGCGTTTGCCCGGGTCGAAGGTTTGCGCAAATTGGTGCAGCGTTATATCGACGAAGCACGCGCGCTTGAAGACAAGCGCGAGCAAAAGCTGCTCGACGAACTGTCCCAGCGCCTCCCACGCCAGTCCCAGTTCTAA